One stretch of Qipengyuania gelatinilytica DNA includes these proteins:
- the alr gene encoding alanine racemase, producing MSEVPPPTLRLKIDRDALASNWSALDRMSGKARAGAAVKADCYGLGVENCLPTLIEAGARDFFVAHWSEVAPVLEHAAPEQVAVLHGPLDSSEAAYARATGVRPVIDSVRQAKLWTESGGGPCHLMVDSGINRLGIRPEEISDPLVQSLEVEVLMSHLACADEDSTMNARQLADFRAILPMIDHQAESLANSAGIALGSDYHFDLTRPGLSLYGGVPRQELESSISQVAYPEAAIIQTRNLRAGETVGYNATFTAKHDMRVGVLSLGYADGILRSWGGAAFGHEGRSLPILGKVSMDMIVIDLDAAPELVEGDWVSLPYSLPDAARQTALSQYELLTVLGHRFDR from the coding sequence GTGAGCGAGGTTCCGCCGCCAACCCTCCGCCTGAAGATCGACCGCGACGCCCTTGCGTCCAACTGGTCGGCCCTTGACCGCATGTCGGGCAAGGCGCGGGCAGGGGCCGCAGTGAAAGCGGATTGCTACGGGTTGGGGGTGGAGAATTGCCTGCCCACCCTTATCGAGGCGGGAGCCCGCGATTTCTTCGTGGCGCATTGGAGCGAAGTTGCGCCCGTCCTCGAACATGCGGCGCCCGAACAGGTGGCCGTCCTTCATGGACCGTTGGACAGTTCGGAAGCGGCCTATGCACGCGCAACAGGCGTCCGGCCGGTTATCGATTCAGTCCGTCAGGCAAAACTCTGGACCGAGAGCGGTGGCGGCCCGTGTCACCTCATGGTCGATAGCGGGATCAACCGGCTCGGGATCCGGCCTGAAGAAATTTCCGATCCGCTGGTTCAATCGCTCGAGGTCGAGGTGCTGATGAGCCACCTCGCCTGTGCGGACGAAGACAGCACGATGAATGCACGGCAGCTGGCAGATTTCCGCGCGATCCTGCCGATGATCGATCATCAGGCGGAAAGCCTCGCGAACAGCGCGGGCATCGCACTTGGTAGCGACTACCACTTCGACCTGACCCGGCCGGGCCTTTCGCTTTATGGCGGCGTGCCGCGGCAGGAATTGGAGTCCTCTATCAGTCAGGTCGCCTATCCCGAAGCCGCGATCATCCAGACCCGCAACCTGCGTGCCGGCGAGACCGTCGGTTACAACGCGACCTTCACCGCAAAGCACGACATGCGCGTAGGCGTACTCTCGCTCGGCTATGCTGACGGGATCCTTAGAAGCTGGGGCGGGGCGGCGTTCGGGCATGAGGGACGCAGCCTCCCCATCCTGGGCAAGGTCTCGATGGACATGATCGTCATCGACCTCGATGCAGCACCCGAACTGGTCGAGGGTGACTGGGTTTCTTTGCCCTATTCGCTGCCCGATGCTGCGCGGCAAACCGCTCTATCGCAATATGAATTGCTTACCGTTTTAGGACACCGGTTCGATCGCTGA
- a CDS encoding MFS transporter yields MASGSTATQREPSENEIKLVIGASSAGTIFEWYDFFIYGTLAYILKDAFYDVDNETLGLLLVWSTFAVGFAFRPIGAILFGFLGDRLGRKYTFLVTVTLMGIATAGVGLIPTVATIGIAAPIIVILLRVLQGLALGGEYGGAAIYVAEHAPPEKRGFYTSFIQASVAGGFVLSIAVVLACRFLIPEDDFQAWGWRVPFLLSIILLGISLWMRLKLSESPVFQAMKEAGETADNPFVESFTYPGNKKRIFVALFGVTGVLTTIWYTAFFSGMSFLRGPMHVDDLTVELILFVSGIIAMTFYVLIGKWSDRVGRKKPIIIGALATLVLLFPAFWTLGSLANPGIAQAAERTPITVAGPECSTDPFADLFDREQTDCGKVLEVLTAAGVPYELYGGTELQLAAGGEQIAIDPAWFEDGAARRDGIRAALGEYGFDFSKQQPGFANILGIVAVLLGLGMLSALTYGSVAALLSEMFPAKIRYSSMSIPYHIGAGYLGGFLPLIAGVIVASTGNIYSGLWYTWVVVAFGVVVAWWGLPSGPPADFEDSGEAPPASPVTP; encoded by the coding sequence ATGGCAAGCGGCAGCACAGCGACACAGCGCGAGCCGAGCGAGAACGAGATCAAGCTCGTCATCGGGGCAAGCAGCGCCGGGACCATCTTCGAATGGTACGATTTCTTCATCTACGGCACACTCGCCTACATCCTGAAAGACGCCTTCTACGACGTCGATAACGAGACGCTCGGCCTGCTTCTGGTGTGGTCGACCTTTGCGGTCGGGTTTGCGTTTCGCCCGATCGGCGCGATCCTGTTCGGCTTTCTCGGCGACCGCTTGGGGAGGAAATACACCTTCCTGGTCACGGTCACGCTCATGGGTATCGCGACGGCGGGTGTCGGCCTGATACCGACGGTTGCCACCATCGGCATCGCGGCCCCCATCATCGTCATTCTCCTGCGCGTGCTTCAGGGCCTCGCGCTCGGCGGTGAGTATGGCGGCGCGGCCATTTACGTCGCCGAGCATGCCCCGCCTGAAAAGCGCGGCTTCTACACCAGCTTCATTCAGGCCAGCGTCGCAGGCGGTTTTGTGCTGTCGATCGCTGTCGTGCTTGCCTGCCGATTCCTGATCCCGGAGGATGATTTCCAGGCCTGGGGCTGGCGCGTGCCTTTCCTGCTCTCGATCATCCTCCTCGGCATTTCGCTCTGGATGCGGTTGAAACTGTCCGAAAGCCCGGTTTTCCAGGCGATGAAGGAAGCCGGCGAAACTGCCGATAACCCCTTTGTCGAGAGCTTCACCTATCCCGGCAACAAGAAGCGAATCTTTGTCGCGCTGTTCGGTGTCACGGGTGTGCTCACCACTATCTGGTACACCGCATTCTTCAGCGGCATGAGCTTCCTGCGGGGGCCGATGCATGTCGACGATCTGACTGTCGAGCTGATCCTGTTCGTCTCCGGCATCATTGCGATGACCTTCTACGTCCTGATCGGGAAATGGTCCGACAGGGTAGGGCGCAAGAAGCCGATCATCATCGGGGCACTCGCTACTCTCGTCCTGCTGTTCCCGGCGTTCTGGACTTTGGGCAGTCTTGCCAATCCGGGTATCGCACAAGCGGCGGAGCGCACACCGATCACGGTGGCCGGCCCTGAATGTTCGACCGATCCCTTCGCTGACTTGTTCGATCGCGAGCAAACCGATTGCGGCAAGGTACTCGAAGTATTGACTGCTGCGGGCGTTCCTTACGAGCTCTATGGCGGGACGGAACTGCAACTTGCCGCTGGCGGGGAGCAGATCGCAATTGATCCTGCCTGGTTCGAGGATGGCGCAGCCCGCCGTGACGGGATCCGCGCGGCGCTCGGCGAATACGGCTTCGACTTCAGCAAGCAGCAGCCAGGTTTTGCGAACATCCTGGGGATCGTTGCAGTACTGCTTGGTCTGGGCATGCTTTCGGCATTGACCTACGGTTCGGTCGCCGCCCTTTTGTCAGAAATGTTCCCGGCGAAGATCCGCTACAGTTCGATGTCGATCCCCTATCACATCGGTGCTGGCTACCTCGGGGGCTTCCTGCCGCTGATCGCTGGCGTGATCGTAGCGAGTACGGGCAATATCTATTCGGGCCTCTGGTACACCTGGGTGGTGGTTGCCTTCGGTGTCGTCGTCGCATGGTGGGGCCTGCCCAGCGGCCCGCCGGCCGATTTCGAGGATTCGGGCGAAGCGCCGCCCGCATCGCCCGTCACCCCGTGA
- a CDS encoding iron-sulfur cluster assembly scaffold protein has translation MTAPPGGALYSPALLGLAIELAGYPFDENASLIGEARSRSCGSTLALSTEPGIGKIGLRVTACAVGQASAAIFARHATAREPAEIADLAASIDEWVTADGPQPDWPDLEMLDAARAYPARHGAILLPWKAALDALSKGAAER, from the coding sequence GTGACGGCGCCGCCCGGCGGCGCGCTCTATTCGCCCGCCCTGCTCGGGCTGGCGATCGAACTTGCCGGATATCCTTTCGACGAGAACGCATCGCTGATTGGCGAAGCGCGATCGCGCAGCTGTGGCAGCACGCTCGCTCTTTCGACTGAACCGGGTATCGGCAAGATCGGATTGAGAGTGACTGCCTGTGCGGTTGGACAGGCTTCCGCGGCAATCTTCGCCCGGCACGCAACCGCACGAGAGCCTGCGGAAATTGCCGATTTAGCTGCGTCGATCGACGAATGGGTGACCGCAGACGGCCCTCAGCCCGACTGGCCCGACCTTGAGATGCTGGACGCCGCGAGGGCCTATCCGGCACGCCACGGTGCGATACTCTTGCCGTGGAAGGCTGCGCTCGATGCGCTTTCCAAGGGCGCAGCGGAACGCTAG
- a CDS encoding CvpA family protein, whose protein sequence is MTGFDLIVLLIVGVAAIGGFMRGFLQEVLSLGSWILAAFAIRYLHTPLTLVMQDFIGPSVATSVMAFVLLLLIPYAAMKVIANNVGEASRSSVLGPIDRVLGFGFGTLKGMIIVVIGFSLLVLGYDRVWDYRGRPVWITTANSYELIDGGSRTLVEILAQRRAELRGEEAETEEPEA, encoded by the coding sequence ATGACGGGTTTCGATCTTATCGTGCTGCTCATCGTTGGCGTGGCCGCCATCGGTGGTTTCATGCGCGGTTTCCTGCAGGAAGTTCTGTCGCTCGGGTCGTGGATCCTTGCGGCTTTCGCGATTCGCTATCTCCACACGCCGCTGACGCTGGTGATGCAGGATTTCATCGGCCCCAGCGTCGCCACGTCGGTCATGGCTTTCGTGCTGCTGCTCCTCATTCCCTATGCCGCGATGAAGGTCATTGCGAACAATGTGGGCGAGGCTTCGCGCAGTTCGGTGCTTGGCCCGATCGACCGCGTCCTCGGTTTCGGTTTCGGGACCCTCAAGGGCATGATCATCGTCGTGATCGGATTCTCACTGCTCGTGCTCGGTTATGACCGCGTGTGGGACTATCGCGGGCGCCCCGTATGGATCACCACCGCCAACAGCTACGAGCTGATCGACGGCGGTTCGCGGACATTGGTTGAAATCCTCGCCCAGCGGCGTGCCGAACTCCGCGGTGAAGAGGCTGAAACCGAAGAACCCGAGGCGTGA
- the radA gene encoding DNA repair protein RadA: protein MAKPKKRYVCQACGSVSHRWQGQCSDCAEWNTLAEDAPATVFSLKHDLSSGGRAVEFVDLNKPGELPVRQKTGLAEFDRALGGGLVPGSAILMGGDPGIGKSTLLLQAAAKVAREGHAVVYVSGEEAAGQVRMRAARLGLSDAPVKLAAATGVRDILTTLGSMETPKFLVIDSIQTMHSDTIEGAPGTVSQVRGCAFELIRYAKENGVALVLVGHVTKDGNIAGPRVLEHMVDVVMSFEGERSHQYRILRALKNRFGAVDEIGVFAMAGDGLEEVENPSMLFLSGRDQPMAGSSVFPAMEGTRPVLVEIQALIVRLQSGATPRRAVVGWDNGRLAMLLAVLESRCGLSFSSAEVYLNVAGGYRLSDPAADLAVAAALVSALADKPLPDRSVWLGEVSLAGEVRPVAHGGVRMREAAKLGFMRGFGPSDPKNASPDLDYSGLGQLANLVDRVMSS from the coding sequence ATGGCCAAGCCCAAGAAACGTTATGTCTGCCAGGCCTGTGGGTCGGTTTCCCACCGGTGGCAGGGTCAGTGCTCCGACTGTGCGGAATGGAACACGCTCGCAGAAGATGCGCCCGCGACGGTGTTCTCGCTGAAGCACGATCTGTCCAGTGGGGGCAGGGCGGTGGAATTCGTCGACCTCAACAAGCCGGGCGAACTGCCGGTCCGCCAGAAAACGGGTCTTGCGGAATTCGACCGTGCTCTGGGCGGCGGCCTCGTGCCGGGCAGCGCGATCCTGATGGGCGGTGATCCGGGTATCGGCAAATCGACGCTGCTGCTGCAGGCAGCGGCCAAGGTTGCGCGCGAAGGGCACGCTGTCGTCTATGTCAGCGGCGAGGAAGCAGCGGGGCAGGTTCGCATGCGCGCAGCCCGTCTTGGCCTGTCCGATGCGCCGGTGAAGCTGGCGGCGGCAACCGGTGTACGCGATATCCTGACGACCCTCGGTTCGATGGAAACGCCCAAATTCCTCGTGATCGATTCCATCCAGACGATGCATTCCGACACCATCGAAGGGGCGCCTGGGACGGTCAGCCAGGTGCGCGGATGCGCCTTCGAGCTGATCCGTTATGCCAAGGAGAACGGTGTTGCGCTCGTGCTGGTCGGGCACGTGACGAAGGACGGGAATATCGCCGGCCCGCGCGTGCTCGAACACATGGTCGATGTGGTTATGAGCTTCGAAGGCGAACGGAGCCACCAGTATCGGATCCTGCGTGCTCTCAAGAACCGCTTCGGCGCAGTCGATGAAATCGGCGTCTTCGCCATGGCAGGAGACGGGCTCGAGGAAGTCGAAAACCCGTCCATGCTGTTCCTGTCCGGGCGCGACCAACCCATGGCGGGAAGCTCGGTATTTCCGGCGATGGAGGGTACACGGCCTGTGCTCGTGGAAATCCAGGCTCTGATCGTAAGGCTCCAGTCCGGCGCCACGCCGCGCAGGGCGGTCGTGGGATGGGACAATGGCCGCCTCGCCATGCTGCTCGCCGTGCTGGAATCGCGCTGCGGCCTCTCGTTCAGTTCGGCCGAGGTCTATCTCAATGTCGCAGGCGGTTACCGCCTCTCCGATCCCGCAGCCGATCTCGCGGTTGCCGCAGCCCTGGTCAGTGCGCTGGCGGACAAGCCTCTGCCCGATCGAAGTGTCTGGCTCGGCGAAGTCAGTCTTGCCGGTGAAGTTCGGCCCGTAGCGCATGGCGGCGTAAGAATGCGCGAGGCTGCAAAGCTAGGTTTCATGCGCGGCTTCGGTCCGTCCGACCCAAAGAACGCCTCGCCCGACCTTGATTATTCGGGCTTGGGACAACTGGCAAACCTCGTTGACCGTGTGATGAGCAGTTAA